One Xylanibacillus composti genomic window carries:
- a CDS encoding ABC transporter permease produces MRKLIAAEAVKIQWGLVALLIAVDLLVNMTLGVSDLEMLQEYYSPNWPHFLMVVFHFHSMFFYPLFTGILAALLCFYEHRSGGWKLWFVMPYSWTQMYAAKLTILAIILAVIQLAFIGATIVTGFISGVEGNLNWGMVLNSTISGWISILPLAALQLWFSSRLSSFGIAFSINVACVLPNIVVSGLHSVYGMWFPFILPFYAMMPQGTPFAPRVDELSLYGWIGLSFVAACIWGSYVYRKKTIA; encoded by the coding sequence ATGAGAAAATTAATTGCTGCAGAGGCTGTGAAAATACAGTGGGGTCTAGTTGCACTATTGATCGCAGTTGACTTGCTGGTGAACATGACCTTGGGAGTTAGTGATTTGGAAATGTTACAGGAGTATTATTCTCCGAATTGGCCGCATTTTTTGATGGTCGTGTTCCATTTTCATTCCATGTTTTTTTACCCATTGTTCACCGGGATCCTGGCTGCTCTTCTATGCTTTTATGAGCACCGGTCGGGCGGTTGGAAGCTATGGTTTGTGATGCCCTATTCGTGGACTCAGATGTATGCCGCTAAATTAACTATACTTGCTATAATCCTGGCTGTGATTCAATTGGCTTTCATTGGAGCGACTATCGTAACGGGCTTCATTTCTGGCGTAGAAGGTAACTTGAACTGGGGAATGGTGTTAAACAGTACCATAAGCGGCTGGATCAGTATTTTACCGTTAGCGGCGCTCCAATTGTGGTTTTCTTCTCGATTGAGCAGCTTCGGTATTGCGTTTAGCATCAACGTTGCCTGTGTACTGCCTAACATTGTAGTATCCGGTCTTCATTCCGTGTACGGCATGTGGTTTCCTTTTATACTTCCGTTTTATGCCATGATGCCCCAAGGCACTCCGTTCGCACCACGAGTGGACGAACTTAGTTTGTATGGCTGGATCGGCCTCAGTTTTGTCGCCGCATGCATATGGGGAA